One genomic segment of Caldisericia bacterium includes these proteins:
- a CDS encoding DNA helicase UvrD translates to MRVVADFHIHSKYSRATSKNMDVENISRWARIKGIDIVGTGDFTHPEWLKELKDHLKEDGEGLYIYNGVHFVLSSEISLVFAQGGKTRKVHICLISPSFREVEKINNELGKFGDLSIDGRPTLPLSCKELVRLVKDVSPDTFIFPAHAWTPWFGIFGSMTGFDSIEEAFGEEAKHIYALETGLSSDPPMNWMVSSLDRFSLVSNSDAHSPSHLGREANVFDIEFNFYEMVEAIKKKDKNKFLFTIEFFPEEGKYHYDGHRKCGVSMSPKEAKERKNICPVCGRPMTLGVLHRVYDLSDREEGFSSERFIPFKRLVPLQEIIAQAMEKGVATKGVQDEYMKLIQIFGTEFNILLFTPLSELEKRMNKKIFSAIKNMREGRVKIEPGFDGEYGKVLVEIDKDEEKPPSLFG, encoded by the coding sequence ATGAGAGTGGTAGCTGATTTTCACATTCACTCAAAATACTCAAGGGCAACAAGTAAAAATATGGATGTGGAGAACATATCAAGATGGGCAAGGATAAAGGGTATTGATATAGTAGGAACAGGAGATTTTACTCATCCTGAATGGCTAAAGGAACTTAAAGATCATTTAAAGGAAGATGGAGAGGGCCTATACATCTACAATGGTGTTCACTTTGTGCTTTCCAGCGAAATCTCTTTAGTTTTTGCTCAGGGTGGAAAGACAAGGAAGGTTCATATATGTCTCATCTCTCCATCTTTCAGAGAGGTAGAAAAGATAAACAATGAACTTGGAAAATTTGGCGATCTATCAATAGATGGAAGACCGACACTACCTCTATCATGCAAAGAACTTGTGAGACTTGTAAAAGATGTATCCCCTGATACCTTTATATTTCCTGCCCATGCATGGACTCCATGGTTTGGAATATTCGGCTCAATGACTGGATTTGATTCCATTGAGGAGGCATTCGGAGAAGAGGCAAAACATATCTATGCATTAGAAACAGGCCTTTCATCAGATCCTCCCATGAACTGGATGGTATCGAGTCTTGATAGATTCTCCCTTGTATCCAATTCAGATGCACACTCTCCTTCACATCTTGGAAGAGAGGCAAATGTATTTGATATAGAGTTTAACTTTTATGAAATGGTGGAAGCTATAAAGAAAAAAGATAAAAACAAGTTTTTATTCACTATAGAGTTCTTTCCTGAGGAGGGGAAATACCACTATGATGGTCATAGGAAATGTGGGGTATCAATGAGTCCAAAGGAGGCTAAAGAGAGAAAAAATATATGCCCTGTCTGTGGGAGACCAATGACCCTTGGAGTTTTACACAGGGTTTATGATTTATCTGATAGAGAAGAGGGATTCTCTTCAGAAAGATTTATTCCTTTCAAGCGTCTTGTTCCTCTTCAAGAAATTATCGCCCAGGCTATGGAAAAAGGAGTAGCCACAAAAGGGGTTCAGGATGAATACATGAAACTTATTCAGATATTTGGAACAGAGTTTAATATTTTGCTTTTCACACCTCTCTCTGAACTGGAAAAAAGAATGAACAAAAAAATATTTTCTGCAATAAAAAATATGAGAGAAGGGAGGGTAAAGATAGAACCAGGATTTGATGGGGAGTATGGGAAAGTTTTAGTTGAGATAGATAAAGATGAGGAAAAACCTCCATCACTTTTTGGATAA
- a CDS encoding HIT domain-containing protein, giving the protein MKVIWAPWRIKYILSAKRKGKKECFICNAVKSNDDEKNLVVKRGNKVIVIMNRFPYNPGHLMVCPKRHVKFPYELTEEENLEIMNTLSEMVKLLNKVFSPEGFNIGLNVGKASGAGEEHLHFHIVPRWTGDTNFMPVFSETKVIPEFLLDTYKKLREAMDESGS; this is encoded by the coding sequence ATGAAAGTTATATGGGCTCCCTGGAGAATCAAATATATCCTCTCGGCAAAGAGAAAGGGAAAGAAGGAATGTTTTATATGCAATGCCGTGAAAAGTAATGATGACGAGAAAAACCTTGTGGTAAAGAGGGGGAATAAGGTAATAGTAATCATGAATAGATTTCCTTACAACCCTGGACATTTAATGGTCTGTCCCAAAAGACATGTTAAATTTCCCTATGAATTGACAGAAGAGGAGAACTTGGAAATCATGAATACACTCTCAGAAATGGTAAAGTTACTTAATAAAGTCTTCTCTCCAGAAGGATTCAACATAGGACTCAATGTTGGAAAAGCCTCTGGTGCCGGTGAGGAACATTTACACTTTCACATAGTGCCAAGATGGACTGGAGATACAAACTTTATGCCAGTATTTTCTGAGACAAAGGTGATACCGGAATTTTTGTTAGATACCTATAAAAAACTAAGAGAGGCAATGGATGAGAGTGGTAGCTGA